In Ostrinia nubilalis chromosome 10, ilOstNubi1.1, whole genome shotgun sequence, a single genomic region encodes these proteins:
- the LOC135075302 gene encoding perilipin-4-like isoform X14: MSNIADNISGAFRSIGEKTASLFERKKKDAEQVAQEKAQEAAHVVEEQAKKTGEIIAGAQKTAEDAAGSAANAKQSAIDALDKEMSKVSLAAGEAKDAASRAVADGKKAVDTTKDTLATTVDNSKKAAESAVNTAKDGICSVADSTKSTAQGAVDTGLSYVGSAKDTVASAAQSTIDTTQKTAQSAFDTSKSFATGAKDKIANTVNSTVDCTKNTAQYAADSTKSFVDSAKDSAESSLQSALNASVTAAYSAYDVGKSYFDSAKDTVASTVDSTKNAAHNTVELGKSYVDSAKDAVTSTYQNTVDTTKNVVNSTVDTGKTYVSSAKDAVANTVNSTVDTTKNVTASAIGKGTELVGSAKDTIANSVDSAKNVSTSAYDEGLSIAGATKDTIANTVTATVDTTKNFTSSALDKGATLVGTAKDTVANTVSSTVDTTKNVAAAAVDKGTSLVGTARDTVANTVSATVDTTKNVASAAVEKGTSLVGAAKDTVSATVDTTKNVASAAVEKGTSIVGSAKDTVANTVSATVDTTKNVAAAAVEKGTTLVGTAKDTVANTVSATVDTTKNVAAAAIDKGTSLVGTAKETVSNTVDTTKNVASSAFEKGTSLVGSAKDTVTNTVSATVDTTKNVASSAFEKGTSLVGSAKDTVANTVSATVDTTKNVASSAFDKGTALVGSAKDTVANTVSATVDTTKNVASSAFDKGTSLVGSAKDTVANTVSATVDTTKNVASSAFDKGTSLVGSAKDTVANTVSATVDTTKNVASSAFDKGTSLVGSAKDTVANTVSATVDTTKNFTASAVDKGASFFDSAKDAIHTTMDTTKKAAEDAKAQTMKAAEDAKERAKAAAEAAKEEAKRAANIALEESKKAAEKAAADATNAVNSTVDSTFKRVEHATDEGLKNAGHVVDSKLKDADKFLSEKRDTLVTNFSTAAHDGAQGAAGLLSKGLATFPK; the protein is encoded by the exons ATGTCAAACATCGCTGATAATATCTCGG GAGCGTTCCGGAGTATCGGAGAGAAGACCGCGTCTCTCTTCGAGCGCAAGAAGAAGGATGCGGAGCAGGTGGCCCAGGAGAAGGCGCAGGAGGCCGCCCACGTGGTGGAAGAACAGGCGAAGAAGACCGGGGAGATCATCGCTGGCGCCCAAAAGACCGCTGAGGACGCTGCTGGTAGTG CTGCCAACGCCAAGCAGTCAGCCATTGATGCCCTGGACAAGGAGATGTCAAAGGTGTCCCTGGCTGCAGGAGAGGCCAAGGACGCCGCCAGCCGCGCCGTGGCTGATGGCAAGAAGGCCGTAGACACCACTAAAG ATACACTTGCAACCACAGTTGATAACTCAAAGAAGGCAGCCGAATCTGCGGTGAACACAGCTAAAG ATGGTATCTGTAGCGTCGCGGACTCTACCAAGAGTACCGCTCAGGGAGCTGTGGACACAGGTCTGTCGTATGTTGGGAGCGCCAAAG ATACAGTCGCAAGCGCAGCCCAAAGCACAATTGACACCACCCAAAAGACCGCACAAAGCGCATTTGACACGAGCAAATCTTTTGCTACCGGTGCTAAAG ATAAAATTGCAAATACAGTAAACTCTACTGTCGATTGCACCAAAAACACAGCGCAATACGCTGCCGACTCTACCAAGTCATTCGTAGACAGTGCTAAAG ATTCAGCAGAAAGCTCATTGCAATCGGCTCTGAATGCGTCGGTGACCGCCGCCTATTCCGCTTACGACGTTGGAAAGTCGTATTTCGATAGTGCTAAAG ATACTGTAGCCAGTACGGTAGATTCCACTAAAAATGCAGCCCATAACACAGTCGAATTAGGGAAATCGTACGTCGATTCCGCCAAAG ATGCCGTTACAAGCACCTACCAAAACACAGTCGATACCACGAAAAATGTTGTAAACTCTACTGTGGATACAGGCAAAACATACGTTAGCAGCGCTAAAG ATGCCGTGGCGAACACGGTGAACAGCACAGTTGACACAACTAAAAATGTCACAGCATCTGCCATTGGAAAAGGAACTGAGTTAGTGGGCAGTGCTAAAG ATACGATTGCAAACTCAGTAGACTCGGCGAAGAATGTCTCGACCTCGGCTTACGATGAGGGACTTTCAATCGCTGGAGCAACCAAAG ACACTATAGCAAACACTGTGACAGCTACCGTAGACACTACAAAGAATTTTACATCATCGGCTTTAGACAAAGGTGCCACGTTAGTAGGCACTGCTAAAG ACACCGTAGCAAACACAGTATCATCCACTGTAGACACAACTAAGAATGTAGCTGCAGCTGCAGTAGACAAAGGGACATCACTAGTTGGCACTGCTAGAG acACCGTAGCAAACACAGTATCTGCCACAGTAGACACGACCAAAAATGTGGCCTCGGCTGCAGTAGAAAAGGGCACATCACTTGTAGGCGCTGCTAAAG acACCGTATCTGCCACAGTAGACACAACTAAAAATGTGGCTTCAGCTGCAGTAGAAAAAGGCACATCCATAGTAGGTTCTGCCAAAG ACACCGTAGCGAACACGGTATCGGCTACTGTAGACACAACTAAAAATGTTGCCGCTGCCGCTGTAGAAAAAGGCACTACATTAGTAGGCACGGCTAAAG ACACCGTAGCAAACACTGTATCGGCGACTGTAGACACAACCAAAAATGTAGCAGCGGCCGCAATAGACAAGGGCACGTCACTGGTAGGAACTGCTAAAG AGACCGTATCAAACACCGTAGACACAACCAAAAATGTAGCTTCATCCGCATTTGAGAAAGGCACATCCCTTGTAGGTTCAGCCAAAG acACTGTCACCAACACAGTATCAGCTACTGTAGACACAACTAAAAATGTTGCTTCTTCTGCATTTGAGAAAGGCACATCATTAGTAGGTTCAGCCAAAG ACACCGTAGCAAACACAGTATCGGCAACAGTAGACACAACTAAGAATGTTGCTTCGTCCGCGTTTGATAAAGGAACAGCATTAGTGGGCTCAGCTAAAG ACACTGTAGCAAACACTGTATCCGCCACAGTAGACACGACCAAAAATGTTGCTTCGTCCGCATTTGACAAAGGCACATCACTAGTAGGCTCTGCTAAAG ACACTGTAGCAAACACAGTATCAGCAACGGTAGACACAACTAAGAATGTTGCTTCGTCCGCGTTTGATAAAGGAACATCTTTAGTGGGCTCTGCTAAAG ACACCGTAGCAAACACTGTATCGGCAACTGTAGACACAACTAAGAATGTTGCTTCGTCCGCGTTTGACAAAGGAACATCATTAGTGGGCTCTGCTAAAG ACACCGTAGCAAACACAGTATCGGCTACTGTAGACACAACCAAAAATTTCACTGCTTCAGCAGTAGACAAGGGCGCAAGTTTCTTTGATTCTGCTAAAG ATGCCATCCACACGACCATGGACACGACGAAGAAGGCAGCCGAGGATGCGAAGGCGCAGACGATGAAGGCAGCTGAAGACGCCAAGGAGAGGGCCAAGGCCGCCGCCGAGGCCGCCAAGGAAGAGGCCAAGAGGGCAGCCA ACATTGCCTTAGAAGAGTCCAAGAAGGCAGCAGAGAAGGCGGCTGCCGACGCAACCAACGCCGTCAACAGCACCGTCGACAGCACCTTCAAGCGAGTGGAGCACGCCACCGACGAGGGCCTGAAGAACGCCGGCCATGTGGTAGACTCCAAACTCAAGGACGCCGACAAGTTCCTCAGCGAGAAGAGAGATACG